The following proteins come from a genomic window of Helicobacter sp. MIT 99-5507:
- the rbfA gene encoding 30S ribosome-binding factor RbfA, whose product MNNIKLLKIQSLLKEILQESLFTLSDTRLNSLSITRVECKGGKEYAKVFFDTTGIDENEQKEILKLLKKANNFIREQLQSSLDWYKTPNLSYEFDKEMQTLNRLDSIFKQIQKKDSND is encoded by the coding sequence ATGAATAATATAAAATTATTAAAAATACAATCATTGCTAAAAGAAATCTTGCAAGAATCTTTATTTACTCTAAGCGATACTAGATTAAATAGCCTAAGTATCACTAGAGTAGAGTGCAAGGGTGGCAAAGAATATGCAAAAGTATTTTTTGATACAACAGGTATTGATGAAAACGAACAAAAAGAAATATTAAAACTTCTAAAAAAAGCAAATAATTTCATTAGAGAGCAGTTACAAAGTTCGCTTGATTGGTATAAAACACCAAATCTTAGTTATGAATTTGATAAAGAAATGCAAACTCTAAATAGATTAGATTCTATATTTAAGCAAATCCAAAAAAAGGATAGCAATGATTGA
- the infB gene encoding translation initiation factor IF-2: MAKEQLPKVKVGEIARELGIKAKEVLIKANEIGIEIKSVNSSVEETKAEDIYKYITQGIVPAMPIADSKKQTKAESTTKKTATKKATPKVKKEEVKEPVIEKKVESTKNIKDEEPPKVESVVKSPEVRKIIIVSKNDTKDSAPQKNLLENIEKAKEAKDNILHPIDIPKADIKPKKKSKEHKKIQSHKGNEQKIDINRNLGDTRIDDDEEEVMMFDINQIDNKNDEEKEEKITDRVRIQRANPWFLDNIGRGRQKSKNRNHKKDTSNNNISSIDNTKGTISIPDEIRVYEFADKVNLRVTDIISKLFKMGEMVTKNDFLDATTIELLADEFNLNIELSKATQELEYLSDDTNDVELVSRAPVVTIMGHVDHGKTSLLDYIRNTRVTKTEHGGITQHIGAYMVNKNGKNITFIDTPGHEAFASMRSRGAQVTDIAIIVIAADDGVKQQTKEALAHAKDSNVQIIIAMNKMDKEDANADKLKAEMAELGYNPADWGGEYDFVPVSAKTGEGIDNLLDTILLQAEIMELKANIAAKSKAVVLEGSLDKGKGPVVTAIIQEGKLKVGDSIVADTAYGKVRALIKDNGQNTNELNPSEIALLVGLNEVPSAGSILVGVQSDSIAKEYANKRKSYLRTKELSKSTKVSFDELSSVVAEGRLKPLRIILKADTQGSLEALKVSLEALSNDEVKVNIIISSVGNITESDIDIAASSSDCYILGFNVKPLSILKSKAKEQQVSINSYSVIYNLIDDVKLIISKMMSPIIEEEIIGNLEVRDIFSIGKGNVIAGCFVLDGTIFRNSKVNLFRKDKLIHSGNISSLKRFKDDVKEVTKGYECGIMIDSFNDIKVGDSLQVIKEVAKQQQI, from the coding sequence ATGGCAAAAGAACAATTACCAAAAGTAAAAGTTGGAGAGATTGCAAGAGAATTAGGCATTAAAGCCAAAGAAGTTTTAATTAAAGCAAATGAGATTGGTATTGAAATAAAAAGTGTTAATAGCAGTGTTGAAGAAACAAAAGCAGAAGATATTTATAAATATATAACACAAGGCATAGTGCCTGCAATGCCTATTGCAGATTCTAAAAAGCAAACAAAAGCAGAATCTACAACAAAAAAAACAGCTACAAAAAAAGCTACACCTAAAGTTAAAAAAGAAGAGGTAAAAGAACCTGTAATAGAGAAAAAAGTAGAATCTACAAAAAATATCAAAGATGAAGAACCACCAAAAGTAGAATCTGTTGTAAAAAGCCCAGAAGTTAGAAAGATAATTATTGTATCTAAAAATGATACTAAAGATTCTGCTCCACAAAAAAATTTACTAGAAAATATAGAAAAAGCAAAAGAAGCAAAAGATAATATATTGCACCCAATAGATATTCCAAAAGCAGATATAAAACCAAAGAAAAAATCAAAAGAGCATAAAAAGATTCAAAGCCATAAAGGAAATGAACAAAAAATTGATATCAACAGAAATCTAGGTGATACTAGAATCGATGATGATGAAGAAGAAGTAATGATGTTTGATATCAATCAAATAGATAATAAAAATGATGAAGAAAAAGAAGAAAAAATTACAGATAGAGTTAGAATCCAACGTGCAAATCCTTGGTTTTTAGACAATATAGGTAGAGGAAGACAAAAAAGCAAAAATAGAAATCACAAAAAAGATACTTCAAACAATAATATATCATCTATAGACAATACAAAAGGAACTATAAGCATTCCTGATGAAATTAGAGTCTATGAATTTGCAGATAAAGTAAATCTAAGAGTTACAGATATTATCTCAAAGCTATTTAAAATGGGTGAAATGGTGACTAAAAATGATTTCTTAGATGCCACTACAATAGAACTTTTGGCTGATGAATTTAATTTGAATATAGAATTATCAAAAGCTACGCAAGAATTAGAATATCTTAGTGATGATACAAATGATGTAGAATTAGTTAGCAGAGCACCTGTTGTTACTATTATGGGGCATGTTGATCATGGTAAAACATCATTACTTGATTATATTAGAAACACCAGAGTTACAAAAACAGAACATGGTGGAATCACACAGCACATTGGTGCTTATATGGTCAATAAAAATGGTAAAAATATTACTTTTATTGATACACCAGGTCACGAAGCATTTGCTAGCATGCGTTCTCGTGGAGCACAAGTGACAGATATTGCAATCATTGTAATTGCTGCAGATGATGGTGTAAAACAGCAAACCAAAGAAGCTTTAGCCCATGCAAAAGATTCTAATGTGCAAATTATTATTGCTATGAATAAGATGGACAAAGAAGATGCAAATGCAGATAAACTAAAAGCTGAAATGGCAGAACTAGGATACAACCCAGCTGATTGGGGTGGAGAATATGATTTTGTTCCAGTGAGTGCAAAAACAGGTGAAGGAATAGATAATCTATTAGATACGATTTTGCTTCAAGCTGAAATCATGGAATTAAAAGCAAATATTGCAGCAAAATCAAAAGCAGTTGTGTTAGAAGGAAGCCTTGATAAAGGAAAAGGTCCAGTAGTAACAGCAATAATTCAAGAAGGAAAACTAAAAGTAGGTGATAGTATCGTTGCTGATACTGCATATGGAAAAGTTAGAGCATTAATAAAAGATAATGGTCAAAATACAAATGAATTAAATCCATCAGAAATTGCACTTTTAGTTGGGTTAAATGAAGTTCCTAGTGCAGGGTCTATTTTAGTTGGAGTTCAGAGCGATTCTATTGCTAAAGAATATGCAAATAAGAGAAAATCATATTTAAGGACAAAAGAATTATCAAAAAGCACAAAAGTATCATTTGATGAATTAAGTAGTGTTGTTGCAGAAGGTAGGCTAAAGCCACTTAGGATTATATTAAAAGCCGATACTCAAGGCTCACTAGAAGCACTAAAAGTCTCACTAGAAGCATTAAGCAATGATGAGGTAAAAGTAAATATTATTATTTCTTCGGTTGGAAATATTACAGAAAGTGATATAGATATCGCTGCAAGTTCTAGCGATTGTTATATTTTAGGATTTAATGTAAAACCTCTATCAATTCTAAAATCAAAAGCAAAAGAGCAACAAGTCAGCATAAATAGCTATTCAGTTATTTATAATCTAATAGATGATGTTAAACTCATTATCTCAAAAATGATGTCTCCAATCATAGAAGAAGAAATCATTGGCAATCTTGAAGTAAGAGATATTTTTAGCATAGGAAAAGGAAATGTGATTGCTGGATGTTTTGTCCTTGATGGCACTATTTTTAGAAATTCAAAAGTAAATCTATTTAGAAAAGATAAATTAATTCATTCAGGTAATATTTCATCGCTAAAGCGATTTAAAGATGATGTAAAAGAAGTAACAAAAGGCTATGAATGCGGTATCATGATAGATTCTTTTAATGATATCAAAGTAGGTGATAGCCTGCAAGTGATAAAAGAAGTTGCAAAACAACAACAAATATGA
- a CDS encoding DnaD domain protein codes for MIKIRMCICCRRRLHQDSLLRLQIKDGILSLYTMSGRSFYICDTCLMQPKIINKICKILKISNNEKNVNFFKEIAYKWQKNNYQK; via the coding sequence ATGATAAAAATTAGAATGTGTATTTGTTGCAGAAGGCGGTTACATCAAGATTCTCTTTTACGATTGCAGATTAAAGATGGTATATTATCTTTATATACTATGAGTGGTAGAAGTTTTTATATATGCGATACTTGCCTGATGCAACCAAAAATAATTAATAAAATTTGTAAGATTTTAAAAATTAGTAATAATGAAAAAAATGTGAATTTTTTTAAGGAGATAGCTTATAAATGGCAAAAGAACAATTACCAAAAGTAA
- the thrB gene encoding homoserine kinase, translated as MIVRVPATSANLGPGFDTLGLSLSLYNRFEISPSIVQSIKIDGEGSNIPKLLKDNSFIKIFKEIYYELGGDVKDFTFHLKNEIPISRGLGSSSAVVVGAIISAYEILKVSYTRDLILSKAIKYEKHPDNITPAVNGGFNIAMIKNSKVFYIRHKIPNDIKAVVVIPNKAISTRYSRRALPKQYSLNDAVFNISRSSMLAGIFLSKRWNLLKIAGEDKIHQDKRMALLPALFAVRKEALKRGALMSVLSGSGSTFLNICYRDDAPNLAKSLSNKFREFRVLELEFDNIGFNIE; from the coding sequence TTGATAGTAAGGGTCCCTGCTACAAGTGCAAATCTAGGTCCGGGTTTTGATACTCTTGGATTATCTCTTAGCTTGTATAATAGATTTGAAATTTCACCATCAATAGTGCAAAGTATCAAGATTGATGGCGAAGGTAGCAATATTCCAAAGCTTTTAAAAGATAATAGTTTTATAAAAATTTTTAAAGAGATTTATTATGAATTAGGTGGAGATGTAAAAGATTTTACTTTTCATTTGAAAAATGAGATTCCAATTTCTCGTGGTCTTGGCAGTAGTTCTGCTGTTGTAGTTGGTGCGATAATATCTGCTTATGAGATACTAAAAGTATCATATACAAGAGATTTGATACTATCTAAAGCAATAAAATACGAAAAACATCCAGACAATATTACACCAGCAGTAAATGGGGGCTTTAATATTGCTATGATAAAAAACTCTAAAGTATTTTATATAAGACATAAGATTCCAAATGATATAAAAGCTGTTGTTGTTATCCCAAATAAAGCAATATCTACTCGTTATTCAAGAAGAGCATTGCCAAAGCAATATAGTTTGAATGATGCAGTATTTAATATATCTAGGTCATCAATGCTTGCTGGTATATTTTTATCAAAAAGATGGAATCTGTTAAAAATTGCAGGGGAAGATAAAATCCATCAAGATAAGCGAATGGCATTATTACCAGCATTGTTTGCAGTTCGCAAAGAAGCACTAAAAAGAGGTGCATTAATGAGTGTATTATCAGGTAGTGGTTCGACATTTTTAAATATTTGTTATCGTGATGATGCACCAAATCTTGCTAAAAGCTTGAGTAATAAGTTTAGAGAATTTAGAGTATTGGAGTTGGAATTTGATAATATTGGATTTAATATAGAATAG
- the lpxC gene encoding UDP-3-O-acyl-N-acetylglucosamine deacetylase, translating to MNQRTIKNSVELVGIGLHKGVSVKMILEPLNEDSGIVFFRSDLGKSIKLSPDNVIDTTLATVLGNGEARISTIEHLLSAIHAYGIDNLRIILDNEEVPIMDGSSIGYCMLLDEAGIVEQSAKKRAIAIKKTIEINDGEKFVKVEPSNKTIFDFTINFSHQSIKEQHYRFTYSIQAYKDEIARARTFGFLQEVNYLRSIGLAKGGNLSNCIVLDESGILNKEGLRYKEEFVRHKILDAIGDMSILGMPLMGTYISFAGSHKLNHFLTKKILSQSDAFEIITLEDEVQEENLEYATTQV from the coding sequence ATGAATCAAAGAACTATAAAAAATAGCGTTGAGTTAGTTGGTATTGGACTTCATAAAGGCGTGTCTGTAAAAATGATATTAGAACCTCTAAATGAAGATAGCGGTATAGTGTTTTTTAGAAGTGATTTGGGTAAAAGCATAAAACTATCTCCAGATAATGTCATAGATACCACTTTGGCAACTGTTCTTGGAAATGGTGAAGCAAGAATCTCTACAATCGAACATCTTTTATCTGCAATACATGCATATGGTATAGATAATCTTAGAATTATATTAGATAATGAAGAAGTGCCTATAATGGATGGTAGCTCTATTGGATATTGCATGCTATTGGATGAAGCAGGTATAGTAGAGCAGAGTGCAAAAAAACGAGCTATTGCTATTAAAAAAACTATTGAAATTAATGATGGAGAAAAATTTGTAAAAGTCGAGCCAAGTAATAAAACTATTTTTGATTTTACTATCAATTTTTCTCATCAATCAATAAAAGAGCAGCATTATAGATTTACATATTCAATCCAAGCGTATAAAGATGAAATTGCAAGAGCTAGGACATTTGGATTTTTACAAGAGGTAAATTATTTACGTTCAATTGGACTTGCAAAAGGCGGGAATCTCTCAAATTGCATAGTCCTTGATGAGAGTGGAATCCTAAATAAAGAGGGTCTAAGATATAAAGAAGAGTTTGTTCGTCATAAGATTTTGGATGCAATTGGTGATATGAGTATTCTTGGTATGCCATTAATGGGGACTTATATATCATTTGCAGGTAGCCACAAGCTAAATCATTTTTTGACAAAAAAAATACTATCACAAAGTGATGCATTTGAAATCATAACATTAGAAGATGAGGTGCAAGAAGAAAATCTTGAATACGCAACAACACAAGTGTGA
- a CDS encoding septum site-determining protein MinC — MMPKINQQNIRIFHILGENNDDELLAFLKKNLPLFKGYLLVFDYLSDIVKDFLDSSDVDYIKNKHLNFIDNKEESKKILEQINTKQEDSALKENPLSIKSKFINKLVRSGESIIYSGDILVFNRVNSGALIEGKNNICIFGECNGDVKCDGEFLILSKITKGKVTFQGNIITANMLKYKLNLIYKDNNELNIKDILSL, encoded by the coding sequence ATGATGCCAAAGATAAATCAACAAAATATTAGAATCTTTCATATATTAGGTGAAAATAATGATGATGAACTGCTGGCATTCTTAAAAAAGAATTTGCCACTTTTTAAAGGATATTTACTTGTATTTGATTATCTAAGCGATATAGTAAAAGATTTTTTAGATTCTAGTGATGTTGATTATATTAAAAATAAACATTTAAATTTTATAGACAACAAAGAAGAAAGTAAAAAGATTTTAGAGCAAATAAATACTAAGCAAGAAGATTCTGCTTTAAAGGAGAATCCTTTATCTATAAAATCAAAATTTATTAACAAACTAGTTAGAAGTGGTGAGAGTATAATATATAGCGGTGATATTTTGGTTTTTAATCGTGTAAATAGCGGAGCATTGATAGAAGGTAAAAATAATATTTGTATTTTTGGTGAATGCAATGGTGATGTAAAATGTGATGGTGAATTTTTGATATTATCTAAAATTACAAAAGGAAAAGTTACTTTTCAAGGTAATATCATCACTGCTAATATGTTAAAATATAAATTAAATCTAATATATAAAGATAATAATGAATTAAATATTAAAGATATTTTGTCGCTTTAG
- a CDS encoding M23 family metallopeptidase — MFKKNSNIPFYIILSLIACLCIFIYTSPKFERTPPNIEIPDITYWNLKWNVPVKLLDSSGIKSYKVSFIRNDEIITLIDKKIEDNKKDIEFYLPIPKINITDGDILKYKIEATDNSKHNFFLGNTTQKEFEIIVDRIPPEARIIAMSNKIAHGGSAAVVFFAKDDNLASISISNGYQNFVAFPFIKDGYYVSIVPWSIHNPSFRGRIIVEDKAGNIKRSNIGFARYSRNYRVSNLSLKDSFIDNKIVSVIESAGTIPIDAFSSRLEMFKYANETIRNNDENMIYDKILNLDLKNSYQINAFKPLKDSVIVGIFGDHRKYTLDKEPAGESYHLGTDLASIKNAQVFASNDGVVVLKESLGIYGNTIVIDHGLGIYTLYSHLSEFYVKEDDVVKQGDIIGRTGASGLAFGDHLHFGVLIQGVFVLSTEFMDSRWLKTNINDVLSEAMNIIENK, encoded by the coding sequence ATGTTCAAGAAAAATAGCAATATTCCATTTTACATTATTTTAAGTTTGATTGCTTGTTTGTGTATTTTTATATACACTTCTCCAAAATTTGAACGAACTCCCCCAAATATCGAGATTCCAGATATTACTTATTGGAATCTAAAATGGAATGTGCCAGTTAAATTGCTAGATTCTAGTGGTATTAAATCTTATAAAGTTAGTTTCATTAGAAATGACGAAATTATAACTCTTATTGATAAAAAAATTGAAGATAACAAAAAAGATATTGAGTTTTATTTACCAATTCCAAAAATAAATATTACAGATGGTGATATTTTAAAATATAAAATCGAAGCTACTGATAATAGCAAGCATAATTTTTTTCTTGGAAATACAACACAAAAAGAATTTGAGATTATTGTAGATAGGATTCCACCAGAAGCAAGAATCATCGCTATGAGTAATAAAATTGCTCATGGTGGAAGTGCAGCAGTTGTATTTTTTGCAAAAGATGATAATTTAGCAAGTATATCTATTAGTAATGGATATCAAAACTTTGTGGCTTTTCCGTTTATAAAAGATGGCTATTATGTAAGTATTGTTCCATGGTCAATACACAATCCAAGCTTTAGAGGTAGAATCATTGTCGAAGATAAGGCTGGTAATATAAAACGTTCAAATATTGGTTTTGCTAGATATTCTAGAAATTATCGCGTATCTAATTTAAGCCTAAAAGATAGTTTTATTGACAATAAAATAGTTTCTGTTATTGAGAGTGCAGGCACTATACCAATTGATGCTTTTTCATCAAGATTAGAGATGTTTAAATACGCAAATGAGACAATTAGAAATAATGATGAAAATATGATTTATGATAAGATTTTGAATTTGGACTTAAAAAATTCATATCAAATTAATGCATTTAAACCTCTAAAAGATTCTGTTATTGTAGGGATTTTTGGTGACCATAGAAAATATACACTAGATAAAGAGCCAGCTGGAGAATCCTATCACTTAGGGACAGATTTAGCAAGTATCAAAAATGCACAAGTTTTTGCTTCAAATGATGGAGTTGTAGTATTAAAAGAAAGTCTTGGAATCTATGGCAATACGATTGTTATAGATCATGGGCTTGGGATTTATACCTTGTATTCTCATTTAAGTGAATTTTATGTTAAAGAAGATGATGTAGTAAAACAAGGTGATATCATAGGAAGGACAGGGGCTAGCGGTCTTGCATTTGGCGATCATTTACATTTTGGAGTATTAATCCAAGGTGTTTTTGTATTAAGCACTGAATTTATGGATAGTAGATGGCTTAAGACTAATATAAATGATGTTTTAAGTGAAGCAATGAATATTATAGAGAATAAATGA
- the flhB gene encoding flagellar biosynthesis protein FlhB — protein MAQNEEKTELPSDYKKQKAREEGNVSKSQEVTGFLALLFGLGIIFFLLPFLGRRIENLFVYVMNFRLDNFNDLGMLNLAIFIIKESIIIISPIFLVLVIAAIAGNVLQFGFLFTIKTIIPKFSKINMITGFKNLLSIRKLLDGFLITLKVSIALSLGCFVFLGFLQELPNIAFLNIFSQLIWLKDKALILGAILLVLFFFMASLDFYVRKRQYTQSLKMTKQEVKDEFKQLQGNPQIRARIRQTMRKMSSRKMLSNVSKATIVITNPTHYAVALKFVLHEDIAPIVIAKGTDLLAIRIKEIAREYNIPIREQPKLARDLYRLCEIDDYIPQELFRAVAEILQTTEQIASQMK, from the coding sequence ATGGCTCAAAATGAAGAAAAAACAGAACTCCCTAGTGATTATAAAAAACAAAAAGCTAGAGAAGAGGGAAATGTAAGCAAAAGTCAGGAAGTAACAGGATTTTTAGCATTATTATTTGGACTTGGTATTATATTTTTCTTATTGCCATTTTTAGGTAGAAGAATAGAAAATTTATTTGTTTATGTTATGAATTTTAGGCTAGATAATTTTAATGATTTAGGAATGTTAAATCTAGCTATTTTTATTATCAAAGAAAGTATTATTATCATTTCTCCAATATTTTTGGTTTTGGTGATTGCTGCTATTGCTGGCAATGTCTTGCAATTTGGATTCTTATTTACTATAAAAACTATTATTCCAAAATTCTCAAAGATAAATATGATTACAGGATTTAAAAATCTACTTTCAATAAGAAAATTATTAGATGGCTTTCTTATTACATTAAAAGTATCTATCGCTTTAAGTCTTGGTTGTTTTGTATTTTTAGGATTCTTGCAAGAATTGCCAAATATCGCATTTTTAAATATTTTTTCTCAATTAATATGGTTGAAAGATAAGGCATTGATACTTGGTGCTATATTGCTTGTGTTATTTTTCTTTATGGCATCACTTGATTTTTATGTTCGTAAAAGACAATACACTCAAAGCTTAAAGATGACAAAACAAGAAGTAAAGGATGAATTCAAACAATTGCAAGGGAATCCACAGATTCGAGCCAGAATCCGCCAAACAATGAGAAAAATGTCTTCAAGAAAAATGCTATCTAATGTATCAAAAGCAACTATTGTTATCACAAATCCTACGCATTATGCAGTCGCATTAAAGTTTGTATTGCACGAAGATATTGCCCCAATTGTAATAGCAAAAGGCACAGATTTACTAGCAATTAGAATAAAAGAGATAGCAAGAGAATACAATATCCCAATTAGAGAACAACCAAAATTAGCAAGGGATTTATATAGATTGTGTGAGATTGATGATTATATTCCACAAGAATTATTTAGGGCAGTTGCAGAAATCTTACAAACTACAGAACAAATAGCATCACAGATGAAATAA